Proteins from one Desulfonema limicola genomic window:
- a CDS encoding slr1658 superfamily regulator translates to MSDNVKIFGDYVELDNVKEYMVISFSANTLAIDELWDSSALSARFLSGFWGNFFPKTGLQAGNIRNDVKDSVRYIAAELLGNAVKFSFLPEFIIKIGLYMINGELRFYVTNSVAPNHIDEFQDFIQTIMSHDPNDLYLQQMEKNAEQGNMESRMGFLTMILDYESLIAWKFGKDDGIDTVTTLVRLPIVRKK, encoded by the coding sequence ATGTCTGATAATGTAAAAATCTTTGGCGATTATGTAGAACTGGATAATGTAAAAGAATATATGGTCATCAGTTTTTCAGCCAATACCCTTGCTATTGATGAACTCTGGGACAGCAGTGCCTTGTCTGCCAGATTTTTATCAGGTTTCTGGGGCAATTTTTTTCCCAAAACCGGGCTTCAGGCTGGAAATATAAGAAATGATGTAAAAGATTCAGTCCGTTATATTGCAGCAGAGCTGCTTGGCAATGCTGTTAAATTCAGCTTTCTGCCTGAATTTATAATTAAAATAGGACTGTATATGATTAATGGAGAACTGCGGTTTTATGTAACAAACAGTGTTGCCCCAAATCATATTGATGAGTTCCAGGATTTTATACAAACAATCATGAGTCATGATCCCAATGATCTTTATCTTCAGCAAATGGAAAAAAATGCAGAACAGGGAAATATGGAATCCAGAATGGGATTTTTGACCATGATTCTTGATTATGAATCCCTTATAGCATGGAAATTTGGAAAAGACGATGGTATTGATACAGTTACTACACTGGTACGCCTGCCTATTGTGAGAAAAAAGTAA
- a CDS encoding slr1659 superfamily regulator translates to MKINHPDYHLEFNPETGVVSCAGSLELRGKQGYAGIAELLKNVMEAKPPVITLDIRHLEFLNTTGITTFGGFIIGIRKTGASRLKVLGAKNYPWQARAFKGLQKLLPAMEIEFK, encoded by the coding sequence ATGAAAATCAATCACCCTGATTATCACTTAGAGTTTAATCCTGAAACTGGAGTAGTTTCCTGTGCTGGTTCCCTTGAACTCAGGGGGAAACAGGGTTATGCAGGTATTGCAGAATTATTAAAAAATGTTATGGAAGCAAAACCTCCTGTAATAACTCTGGATATAAGGCATCTGGAATTTCTTAATACAACCGGAATAACAACTTTTGGCGGGTTTATTATTGGAATTCGTAAAACAGGAGCCAGCCGCCTGAAGGTTCTGGGAGCAAAAAATTATCCATGGCAGGCAAGAGCATTTAAAGGACTGCAGAAACTCCTGCCGGCTATGGAAATTGAATTTAAATAA
- a CDS encoding tRNA dihydrouridine synthase, translating into MNLLNIKDFFNTPLRVGTKTINKRLVLAPLSKLGNTAFRELLAEFGGYGLLFSEMSSSRAVVQGKSQVQSGFMWRPEELPFLVCQIYGDEPGIMAGAAQRVEAEGFFGVDINFGCSVKSVCKNNCGAALLKNPVLAGEIVSSIRKTVSIPLFVKFRTGWEDNPKIAADMAKRFEGSGADALTFHPRVAPDRRTRTPKWEYIEIVKNAVNIPVFGNGNIFDSHDCEKMLQISGCDGIALGRLAAARPWIFAQWTQDFNPEHDIFEKSALTLVDLLVKHFGEITAMRRFYKFSSYYAANFKFGNTFYSLVHKAKTVDMLKQNIRQFFKNRPETVSRPNITLMR; encoded by the coding sequence TTGAATTTGTTGAATATCAAAGATTTTTTCAACACACCTTTGCGTGTTGGCACTAAAACAATCAATAAGCGCCTTGTTCTGGCTCCTTTATCCAAGCTTGGAAATACAGCATTTAGGGAACTGCTGGCAGAATTTGGAGGATACGGTCTGCTTTTTTCAGAAATGTCCAGTTCCAGGGCTGTTGTTCAGGGTAAAAGCCAGGTACAGAGCGGTTTTATGTGGAGACCAGAAGAACTGCCTTTTCTTGTATGCCAGATTTACGGAGATGAACCTGGTATTATGGCAGGAGCAGCCCAAAGGGTTGAGGCTGAAGGTTTTTTTGGTGTGGATATTAATTTTGGATGCTCTGTTAAATCTGTATGCAAAAACAATTGCGGGGCTGCGCTTCTTAAAAATCCTGTTTTGGCCGGGGAAATTGTTTCATCCATAAGAAAAACAGTATCCATACCTTTGTTTGTTAAATTCAGAACAGGCTGGGAAGACAATCCCAAAATTGCAGCAGATATGGCAAAAAGGTTTGAGGGTTCAGGTGCAGACGCGCTTACCTTTCATCCCCGTGTTGCTCCTGACCGGAGAACCCGTACCCCTAAATGGGAATATATAGAAATTGTGAAAAATGCTGTTAATATTCCAGTGTTTGGCAATGGCAATATATTTGACAGTCATGATTGTGAAAAAATGCTGCAAATATCAGGGTGCGATGGAATTGCCCTGGGACGGCTTGCTGCAGCAAGGCCCTGGATATTTGCCCAGTGGACACAGGATTTTAATCCTGAGCATGATATATTTGAAAAAAGCGCTCTTACACTTGTTGACCTTCTTGTAAAGCATTTTGGAGAAATTACTGCCATGCGCAGGTTTTACAAATTTTCTTCATATTATGCTGCAAATTTTAAGTTCGGCAACACCTTTTATTCCCTGGTTCACAAAGCTAAAACCGTTGATATGCTTAAACAAAACATTAGACAATTTTTTAAAAACAGGCCAGAAACTGTATCAAGACCTAATATTACACTTATGAGATAA
- a CDS encoding bifunctional acetate--CoA ligase family protein/GNAT family N-acetyltransferase — MGQYNLNRIFKSRHVAVVGASEKPGTIGNALMKNLIDGGFSGNLMPVNPKYKTLHGHECFNSISDLKTEVDLAVIAAPIASAADIVKECVEKKVGGAVIISAGGKEAGEQGLEIEAKIKKTAYEGGLRIIGPNCLGIIKPGLNLNASFASEMPDGGNLAFVSQSGAICTSILDMALKEHIGFSHFVSIGSMLDVDFGDMIDYLGNDPLAKSILLYIENLTNFRKFMSAARSVSRVKPIIVLKSGRSPAGAKAAASHTGAMAGEDAVYDAAFKRAGIVRVDTIEELFDCAELMAKQPRPKGPRLAVLTNGGGPGVMAADTLARYGHEPAPLDNETMEALDTFLPPFWSRANPIDILGDASAERFGRSLEVCFESKKIDGVLVILAPQALTAPAAVAETLASVMQKRQYPVFTCWMGGKSIGKAVDILNKAGIPTYETPERAVRAFLYMVEYARNLETLLEIPPKMTGNMEFNHKKAHDLIAQAGSQEFMPESESKEMLLAYGLPVIRTEIADSEARASDIGREIGYPLAMKIHSPDITHKTDAGGVCLDLRCDEDVRKAYNQIISSAHAYKPDARVNGVTIQPYFSNPDFEILMGAKRDVNFGPVILFGMGGIYTEILKDRSLGLPPMNRLLARRLMQQTKAYTLLQGYRNRQAADMEQLEEMIIRLSQLLIDFPEIEELDMNPVLIKDGNPVAVDARILVSPIDTPSSLHLVIGPYPEDEESHMVCADGHHIFIRPVKPEDALLFKELFKILSPTTIYYRFFGVLKELQPEMLARFTQIDYDREIALVAIDEDSESDRMLGVARIIGDPDGKTGEFAVLVGDEWQGRGIGSNLLEKCLSIAEKRGFETVSGIVLKENRNMLAMGKKLGFEIKLDIESGDNLLVRCF, encoded by the coding sequence ATGGGTCAATATAATCTTAACAGGATATTTAAATCTCGGCATGTTGCTGTGGTTGGTGCAAGTGAAAAACCAGGAACTATTGGCAATGCCCTGATGAAAAATCTTATTGACGGAGGATTTTCAGGGAACTTGATGCCGGTGAATCCAAAATATAAAACCCTGCATGGGCACGAGTGCTTCAATTCAATTTCTGATCTGAAAACCGAGGTTGATCTTGCAGTTATCGCAGCCCCGATAGCCAGTGCTGCTGATATTGTAAAAGAATGCGTTGAAAAAAAGGTTGGCGGTGCTGTTATTATTTCAGCCGGGGGAAAGGAGGCTGGTGAACAGGGCCTGGAAATTGAGGCAAAGATTAAAAAGACAGCTTATGAAGGAGGGCTTCGCATTATAGGTCCCAACTGCCTGGGTATTATCAAGCCAGGATTAAACCTTAATGCCAGTTTTGCTTCTGAGATGCCTGATGGCGGCAATCTTGCTTTTGTATCCCAGAGCGGTGCAATCTGTACGTCAATTCTTGACATGGCTCTTAAAGAACACATTGGTTTCAGTCATTTTGTCAGCATCGGCTCCATGCTGGATGTTGATTTTGGAGATATGATTGATTATCTTGGAAATGATCCTCTTGCAAAAAGCATTTTATTATACATTGAAAACCTGACTAATTTTCGTAAATTTATGAGTGCGGCACGTTCCGTGTCAAGGGTCAAGCCTATTATTGTACTTAAATCAGGCAGAAGCCCTGCTGGTGCAAAGGCTGCTGCATCTCATACAGGGGCAATGGCAGGAGAAGATGCAGTTTATGATGCTGCTTTCAAGAGAGCAGGTATTGTAAGGGTTGACACCATTGAAGAACTTTTTGACTGTGCTGAACTTATGGCTAAACAACCCCGGCCCAAAGGCCCCAGGCTGGCTGTTCTTACCAATGGCGGAGGCCCTGGTGTAATGGCTGCTGATACCCTGGCTCGGTATGGACACGAACCTGCACCCCTTGATAATGAAACCATGGAAGCACTTGATACCTTTCTGCCTCCTTTCTGGAGCAGGGCAAATCCTATTGACATACTTGGTGATGCCTCGGCAGAACGGTTTGGCAGATCCCTTGAAGTCTGTTTTGAATCAAAAAAAATAGATGGAGTGCTTGTCATTCTTGCGCCCCAGGCTCTTACTGCTCCTGCTGCGGTAGCTGAAACCCTGGCTTCTGTTATGCAGAAACGCCAATACCCGGTATTTACATGCTGGATGGGCGGCAAAAGCATTGGAAAAGCTGTTGATATTTTAAACAAAGCAGGAATACCCACCTATGAAACCCCTGAACGGGCAGTCAGGGCTTTTTTATATATGGTTGAATATGCCAGAAACCTTGAAACACTTTTGGAGATTCCGCCAAAAATGACAGGGAACATGGAGTTTAACCATAAAAAAGCCCATGATCTGATTGCCCAGGCAGGTTCACAGGAATTTATGCCTGAATCAGAATCCAAGGAAATGCTCCTGGCTTACGGGCTGCCTGTAATCAGGACAGAAATAGCAGACAGTGAAGCCCGGGCTTCAGATATTGGCAGGGAAATAGGGTATCCCCTGGCTATGAAGATTCATTCCCCTGACATTACCCATAAAACTGATGCAGGCGGTGTCTGCCTGGATTTACGCTGTGATGAAGATGTCCGCAAAGCTTATAATCAAATTATATCATCTGCACATGCTTACAAACCTGATGCCCGGGTTAACGGGGTAACTATTCAGCCCTATTTTTCAAATCCTGATTTTGAAATTCTAATGGGAGCCAAGCGTGATGTTAATTTCGGCCCGGTGATTCTTTTTGGAATGGGCGGGATTTACACGGAAATATTAAAAGACCGCTCCCTGGGACTTCCCCCAATGAACCGCCTGCTTGCCAGGCGGCTTATGCAGCAGACCAAAGCCTATACACTTCTCCAGGGATACCGAAACCGCCAGGCTGCGGACATGGAGCAGCTTGAAGAAATGATTATCCGGCTTTCCCAGCTTTTAATTGATTTCCCAGAAATCGAAGAACTGGATATGAATCCTGTTCTGATTAAAGACGGCAATCCTGTTGCAGTTGATGCCAGGATACTTGTTTCTCCAATTGATACACCATCTTCCCTGCACCTGGTAATCGGCCCCTATCCTGAAGATGAAGAGTCTCATATGGTCTGTGCTGATGGACACCATATTTTTATCAGGCCTGTCAAACCTGAAGATGCCCTGCTTTTCAAGGAATTGTTCAAAATACTTTCCCCGACAACAATTTATTATCGTTTCTTTGGGGTATTAAAAGAGCTGCAGCCTGAGATGCTTGCCAGGTTTACCCAGATAGATTATGACCGGGAGATTGCACTGGTTGCAATAGATGAAGATTCAGAATCTGACAGAATGCTGGGAGTTGCAAGAATTATAGGTGATCCAGATGGAAAGACTGGTGAATTTGCAGTTCTGGTAGGTGATGAGTGGCAAGGCAGGGGCATTGGTTCCAACCTGCTTGAAAAATGCTTGTCAATTGCTGAAAAAAGAGGCTTTGAAACAGTCAGCGGTATTGTATTAAAGGAAAACAGGAATATGCTTGCAATGGGCAAAAAGCTGGGTTTTGAAATAAAACTGGATATTGAATCTGGAGATAATTTACTGGTTAGGTGTTTTTGA
- a CDS encoding PIN domain-containing protein, with protein sequence MTDRIFFDTNIIVYLFDTSEKEKRRVVKHLFSEQRKKSSLYISSQVINEFVSITTRKIQNPVSFERQKNILKFFQVVFIVSPLTIHTSLTAVEMKLKYRFSYWDSLILASALENRCSVIYSEDMQHNQEIESSIKIINPFKY encoded by the coding sequence ATGACAGATAGAATATTCTTTGATACCAACATAATAGTTTATCTCTTTGACACCTCTGAAAAAGAGAAGCGCAGAGTAGTAAAACATCTTTTTTCAGAGCAGAGAAAGAAGTCATCTCTCTATATCAGTTCACAAGTGATAAACGAATTCGTGAGTATCACGACCCGAAAAATACAAAATCCGGTCAGTTTTGAAAGGCAGAAAAATATCTTAAAATTTTTTCAGGTTGTTTTTATTGTCAGTCCTCTGACAATTCATACTTCTCTGACGGCGGTTGAGATGAAATTGAAATACAGGTTTTCCTACTGGGATTCTCTCATTCTGGCTTCGGCTTTGGAAAACAGATGTTCTGTAATTTACTCAGAAGATATGCAACATAATCAAGAAATAGAGAGCAGTATAAAAATTATAAACCCTTTTAAATACTGA
- a CDS encoding leucine-rich repeat domain-containing protein has protein sequence MYINIMSGAYDESWIKVEKYLKIFLVKCHMSNKLSLSYADRHLPTVLKLTKLNTLFMNAVEMDILPLEICEFNKLRHLGLTLCSIQKLPKEIGKLNSLQSLVLTSNSLVYLPIELGDLFYLKELNLSYNQIVSLPPEICKLKNLEILNLECNQIIKLPKEIGKLESLKTLSLKDNILSEIPKEIFNLPNIEVLNIGGNNITIDDIKNYEINGISIIIEYSNISEVNDSRIGGSVKFKRNKSDQYFIVKENRHNVTIYERKTGAFVIKYNNGSYYYDRIDEFCISPDDKHLVIIENDCEEYPGQGTLSIYDIQTKERKKFENTLLCALSDITFSEDGRYVKTKQFSRSDTIWDYQTGKIVICG, from the coding sequence ATGTATATAAATATAATGTCTGGAGCTTACGATGAATCTTGGATTAAAGTTGAGAAATACCTAAAAATATTTCTTGTAAAATGCCATATGTCAAACAAGCTAAGTTTATCTTACGCGGATAGACATTTACCAACAGTATTAAAACTGACCAAGCTGAATACTTTATTTATGAATGCCGTTGAAATGGATATTTTGCCGTTAGAAATTTGTGAGTTTAATAAATTAAGGCATTTAGGATTGACCTTATGTTCGATACAGAAACTGCCGAAAGAAATCGGTAAACTGAACTCACTTCAATCCCTAGTTCTTACCAGTAACAGTCTTGTATATTTGCCAATAGAACTCGGTGATCTTTTTTATTTAAAGGAATTGAATTTATCATATAATCAAATTGTTAGTTTGCCGCCGGAAATTTGTAAACTGAAAAACTTGGAAATACTAAATTTGGAATGTAATCAGATTATAAAACTGCCAAAAGAGATAGGGAAACTTGAAAGCCTTAAAACATTATCGTTGAAAGATAATATTTTGTCAGAAATCCCAAAGGAAATATTCAATTTACCAAATATAGAAGTCTTGAATATTGGAGGAAACAATATCACGATTGATGATATAAAAAATTATGAAATAAATGGTATATCCATTATTATTGAATACAGTAATATTTCGGAAGTCAACGACTCTCGAATAGGCGGTTCAGTCAAATTTAAACGGAACAAGAGCGATCAGTACTTTATAGTTAAGGAAAACCGACATAATGTGACTATTTACGAACGGAAAACTGGCGCATTTGTTATAAAATATAACAACGGAAGTTATTATTATGACAGAATCGATGAATTTTGTATCAGCCCGGATGATAAGCATCTGGTCATTATTGAGAATGATTGCGAAGAGTATCCTGGCCAGGGAACTCTTTCCATTTACGATATTCAAACCAAAGAAAGAAAGAAATTTGAAAACACGCTACTTTGCGCGCTGTCTGATATCACCTTCAGTGAAGACGGGCGGTACGTGAAGACCAAGCAATTTTCAAGGAGTGACACAATTTGGGATTATCAAACTGGAAAAATTGTAATTTGCGGGTAA
- the ltrA gene encoding group II intron reverse transcriptase/maturase → MSDAQTSQNVLTKLHDIAEMAAANSEWTFSNISYRINPELLHEAYKQTRKNGAPGIDRVTAEEYAINLEENLANLHEKLVKGQYKAPPVKRVWIDKEDGKKRPIGLPAFEDKIVQRAVTMVLNPIYETDFYPFSYGFRKGFSTHQAVYALRQNCIKLNANWIVDADVSGFFDNLDHSILRELISKRVTDKGICRLIGKWLNAGVLEENILSYPEKGTPQGGVISPLLANIYLHYVLDDWYIKEVRPRMKGRSFLIRYADDFVLGFEYEEDARRFLAVLPKRFNRFGLDINESKTSLINFSRPARDSRISKGESTFDFLGFTFYRGKTLRGGYTIKKRTAKKRLSRFMKSLWIWCRNNRHMPLKEQYMKLCSKLRGHYQYYGVRCNYEALAKVYDYSYQAWRYWLSRRCHKGNIIWEKFTKSIKEHFQLPVPRIIHSI, encoded by the coding sequence ATGAGTGATGCGCAGACATCGCAAAACGTATTAACGAAACTTCATGATATTGCAGAAATGGCTGCAGCCAATTCAGAATGGACATTCAGCAACATAAGTTACAGGATAAACCCTGAACTGCTGCACGAAGCCTATAAGCAGACCCGTAAAAACGGAGCGCCTGGTATAGACAGGGTAACGGCAGAAGAATATGCCATAAACCTTGAAGAAAACCTGGCAAATCTTCACGAAAAACTGGTAAAAGGGCAGTACAAAGCCCCGCCGGTAAAACGGGTATGGATAGACAAGGAAGACGGGAAAAAGAGACCAATCGGACTGCCTGCATTTGAAGATAAAATAGTGCAGAGAGCGGTTACAATGGTTCTAAATCCCATATATGAAACGGATTTCTACCCTTTTTCCTATGGATTTAGAAAAGGTTTCAGCACGCACCAGGCAGTGTATGCCCTCCGGCAGAACTGCATAAAACTGAATGCCAACTGGATAGTGGATGCTGATGTAAGCGGTTTCTTTGACAATCTAGACCACAGCATCCTTCGTGAATTAATCTCAAAGAGAGTAACAGACAAAGGAATTTGCAGGCTCATTGGAAAATGGCTCAACGCCGGAGTTTTAGAAGAAAATATATTGTCATACCCGGAAAAAGGCACGCCCCAGGGCGGTGTTATATCCCCTTTACTGGCAAATATTTATCTTCATTATGTACTGGATGACTGGTATATAAAAGAAGTACGTCCCAGGATGAAAGGGCGCTCGTTTCTCATACGTTATGCTGACGATTTTGTATTGGGCTTTGAATACGAAGAAGATGCCAGGCGTTTTCTTGCGGTACTGCCCAAAAGATTCAACAGGTTTGGTCTTGATATAAATGAGAGCAAAACAAGCCTGATAAATTTCAGCAGGCCTGCCAGAGACAGCAGGATTTCAAAAGGTGAAAGCACTTTTGATTTTCTCGGCTTTACCTTCTATCGGGGCAAAACTCTAAGGGGCGGATACACCATAAAGAAAAGAACTGCAAAGAAAAGACTCAGCCGATTCATGAAATCGCTATGGATATGGTGCAGGAATAACCGCCATATGCCTTTAAAAGAACAGTACATGAAACTGTGCAGTAAACTGAGAGGACACTATCAGTATTACGGAGTAAGATGTAATTATGAGGCATTGGCAAAGGTTTATGACTATTCATACCAGGCATGGCGTTACTGGTTGAGCCGCAGATGTCATAAAGGAAATATAATATGGGAGAAATTTACAAAATCCATAAAGGAACATTTCC